In Arthrobacter sp. MN05-02, one genomic interval encodes:
- a CDS encoding hypothetical protein (possible pseudo due to frameshift): MISLEGESFAYDEGVPVLADVALTVGPGEYLVVAGASGSGKTTLARLLAGQTGAAAGSVFRGSITLDGETIRFTGSPTDPRVDPAAWSAHVAYVAQGAWGQLSMMCATVGEEIAFGPSNRGIPTDQLRDAVHEVAAALALTPLLDRDPRRLSGGQLQRTLIAAAMVQRPRVLVLDEPFQGLDDDAVRDIAGALAALRRDGAAVVVCEPMLPRAAPQDARVVALADGRPVFAGPLAEARWAGLRRYGIGTAGDPPRLGTGSAAGHDRPRTEPAAPALVALEGVDFRHREAGPVAAPVGLHGIDLAVLPGEIVAVRGANGSGKSTLLQHLNGLHRADSGSVTVGGVPIVRQPTGTLAATVGYLFQDTDQQLFERTALREVSFGPRATGVHRRKALRRASAALEGVGLGALADAHPYELGFVQRRLVALASIIATGPAVWVLDEPTAGLDEAARTLLATLLARHARGGGAVVLATHDAAFAETVAHRTIWLEDGRIVPERSGPAA, translated from the coding sequence ATGATCAGCCTCGAGGGCGAATCCTTCGCCTACGACGAGGGTGTGCCCGTGCTCGCCGACGTCGCCCTCACCGTGGGCCCGGGGGAGTACCTGGTCGTCGCGGGTGCCTCCGGCTCGGGCAAGACGACGCTGGCGCGGTTGCTCGCCGGGCAGACCGGCGCGGCTGCGGGGTCCGTCTTCCGCGGATCGATCACGCTCGACGGCGAGACGATCCGCTTCACGGGTTCGCCCACCGACCCGCGCGTCGATCCCGCGGCCTGGAGCGCCCACGTCGCCTACGTGGCACAGGGCGCATGGGGACAGCTGTCCATGATGTGCGCCACCGTCGGTGAGGAGATCGCCTTCGGCCCGTCCAATCGCGGCATCCCCACCGATCAGCTGCGGGACGCAGTGCACGAGGTCGCCGCTGCCCTGGCACTGACCCCGCTCCTGGACCGTGACCCGCGCCGGCTGTCCGGCGGCCAGCTCCAGCGCACTCTCATCGCCGCGGCGATGGTCCAGCGCCCTCGGGTGCTGGTCCTCGACGAGCCTTTCCAGGGTCTCGACGACGACGCGGTGCGGGACATCGCCGGAGCCCTGGCCGCCCTGCGACGGGACGGGGCCGCGGTCGTGGTCTGCGAACCGATGCTGCCGCGGGCCGCGCCGCAGGACGCCCGCGTCGTGGCGCTCGCGGACGGCCGCCCGGTGTTCGCGGGTCCGCTCGCGGAGGCCCGCTGGGCAGGACTGCGCCGCTACGGCATCGGAACGGCAGGCGACCCGCCGCGACTCGGGACAGGCTCCGCAGCGGGTCACGACCGGCCCCGGACCGAGCCGGCCGCCCCCGCGCTCGTCGCGCTCGAGGGAGTCGACTTCCGTCATCGCGAGGCCGGACCGGTGGCCGCGCCCGTCGGCCTGCACGGGATCGACCTCGCCGTCCTGCCGGGGGAGATCGTCGCGGTGAGGGGAGCCAACGGCTCGGGGAAATCCACGCTGCTGCAGCACCTCAACGGCCTGCACAGGGCCGACAGCGGCTCCGTGACGGTGGGCGGAGTGCCGATCGTCCGCCAGCCGACGGGAACCCTCGCCGCCACGGTCGGGTACCTGTTCCAGGACACGGACCAGCAGCTCTTCGAGCGGACGGCGCTGCGCGAGGTGTCCTTCGGGCCACGGGCCACGGGCGTCCACAGGCGGAAGGCGCTCCGGCGGGCGTCGGCGGCGCTCGAGGGAGTGGGGCTCGGAGCGCTGGCCGACGCCCACCCCTACGAACTGGGCTTCGTCCAGCGGCGCCTGGTGGCCCTCGCCTCCATCATCGCGACGGGGCCGGCCGTGTGGGTGCTCGACGAACCGACCGCGGGCCTCGACGAGGCCGCACGCACACTGCTGGCCACCCTGCTGGCCCGGCACGCGCGAGGGGGAGGGGCCGTGGTCCTGGCGACCCACGACGCCGCGTTCGCCGAAACCGTCGCACATCGGACCATCTGGCTCGAGGACGGCAGGATCGTCCCGGAGCGCTCCGGGCCCGCCGCCTGA
- a CDS encoding DNA helicase: MPTSTHPMVDVTDIIRVVGGAAFQRGQTYAKDGAVSSLAWDAESKLLTGKVRGSAPTDYRTKLRLGLKGDGRFRPLENFCSCPVGADCKHVAATALQSNTENLLAQHERELGARPAPRPSAPEGWQASLTDLLEADAPATDPPAPLTPLGLQFELRTPEVAVQRWGSAAERQGQRTLNTRLGVRPVSQNGKGKWIKNNLSWGSISYQTYGLKLDPDQHRWFSQFPALHRGTGVNYFGNNDSWLYLDDFSNPLLWQLLDEAQRLGIAFVGSKKSVTIELAARATLKLDATEAEDGSLQLCPALDVDGQPHPSDTAHVISTHGIYTVAPDDTITLAPTSRRLTPKDIELLQRGRAVVVPEEEKSLFLQEYYPRLRQSIEVDSSDGSVELPEIQPPALVLTTAYGADGSVTLDWHFDYPLGDTVQRRTFRRGGPGSDDGYRDTDAEDGLAAAARTVLGPLPLKSLRLQDMEAVEFAEDVLPRLMELQGVTVEVVGEKPDYTELTETPTLRISTVETDNRDWFDLGVMVTVSGRTIPFDSVFRALAQGLKKLKLVDNSYLSLEQPVFDQLRELIEEARALSEWDPETGLQISRYQAGLWADFEDLAEETEQAQSWREAVSGLLELEDVEATTAPTGLVAEMRPYQAEGFNWLAFLWRHQLGGVLADDMGLGKTLQALALMTYAKEGGGLDAPFLVVAPTSVVPNWSNEAHRFAPGLRVVAINDTQGASGVPIREQVGDADIVITSYTLFRLDFPAYQDLPWSGLVLDEAQFVKNRASKVHQAAKDFDAPFKLAITGTPMENNLMELWSLFNIVAPGLFPSARKFTEDYRTPIEKIGDNRPLVRLRKRIRPLMMRRTKEAVASDLPPKQEQVLEVELHPEHRHIYETYLQRERQKLLGLIEDMNRNRMIVFRSLTLLRMLSLDASLVDPEHEGVPSAKLEVLFENLDGILAEGHRALVFSQFTSYLRKAAEQLDARGIEYAYLDGSTRSRGEVIDSFKDGKAPVFLISLKAGGFGLNLTEADYCFLLDPWWNPASEAQAVDRTHRIGQTKNVMVYRMVSKGTIEEKVMKLKEQKAKLFTSVMDDDAIFSSALTAEDIRGLLEA, from the coding sequence ATGCCCACTTCCACCCACCCCATGGTCGATGTCACCGACATCATCCGCGTCGTGGGCGGAGCCGCCTTCCAGCGCGGACAGACCTATGCCAAGGACGGCGCCGTCAGCTCACTCGCCTGGGACGCCGAATCGAAGCTGCTGACCGGGAAGGTCCGCGGGAGCGCGCCCACCGACTACCGCACCAAGCTCCGCCTCGGGCTGAAGGGCGACGGACGGTTCCGTCCCCTCGAGAACTTCTGCAGCTGCCCCGTCGGGGCGGACTGCAAGCACGTCGCCGCCACCGCCCTGCAGAGCAACACCGAGAACCTGCTGGCCCAGCACGAGCGCGAGCTCGGCGCACGCCCCGCGCCGCGCCCGTCGGCACCGGAAGGCTGGCAGGCCTCCCTGACCGATTTGCTCGAGGCCGACGCACCCGCGACCGACCCACCGGCACCACTGACACCCCTCGGCCTCCAGTTCGAGCTGCGGACACCCGAGGTCGCCGTGCAGCGGTGGGGTTCTGCCGCCGAGCGTCAGGGGCAGCGGACGCTCAACACCCGCCTCGGCGTGCGGCCGGTCAGCCAGAACGGCAAGGGCAAGTGGATCAAGAACAACCTGTCCTGGGGCAGCATCAGCTACCAGACCTACGGGCTGAAGCTCGATCCGGACCAGCACCGCTGGTTCTCGCAGTTCCCGGCACTGCACCGCGGCACGGGCGTCAACTACTTCGGCAACAACGATTCCTGGCTGTACCTCGACGACTTCAGCAATCCGCTCCTGTGGCAGCTGCTGGACGAGGCGCAGCGCCTCGGCATCGCCTTCGTGGGGTCCAAGAAGTCCGTCACCATCGAACTCGCCGCCCGCGCCACCCTGAAGCTCGACGCGACGGAGGCCGAGGACGGGTCCCTCCAGCTCTGCCCGGCGCTCGACGTCGACGGGCAGCCCCACCCCTCGGACACCGCGCACGTGATCAGCACGCACGGCATCTACACGGTCGCCCCCGACGACACCATCACCCTGGCACCCACGTCCAGGAGGCTGACGCCGAAGGACATCGAACTCCTGCAGCGCGGCCGAGCCGTCGTCGTCCCCGAGGAGGAGAAATCCCTCTTCCTGCAGGAGTACTACCCCCGGCTGCGGCAGTCCATCGAGGTGGACAGCAGCGACGGCAGCGTGGAGCTCCCCGAGATCCAGCCGCCGGCGCTCGTCCTCACGACGGCCTACGGTGCGGACGGCTCGGTGACCCTCGACTGGCACTTCGACTACCCGCTGGGCGATACGGTCCAGCGGAGGACCTTCCGCCGGGGCGGGCCGGGCAGTGACGACGGTTACCGCGACACCGATGCCGAGGACGGCCTCGCCGCCGCTGCGCGGACCGTCCTCGGCCCCCTGCCGCTGAAGTCCCTGCGACTCCAGGACATGGAGGCCGTGGAGTTCGCGGAGGACGTGCTGCCCCGGTTGATGGAGCTCCAGGGCGTGACCGTGGAGGTCGTCGGTGAGAAGCCCGACTACACGGAACTGACCGAGACGCCGACACTGCGCATCAGCACCGTCGAGACGGACAACCGTGACTGGTTCGACCTCGGCGTGATGGTGACGGTCAGCGGCCGCACCATCCCCTTCGACTCGGTCTTCCGGGCCCTCGCGCAGGGCCTGAAGAAGCTCAAGCTCGTCGACAACAGCTACCTGTCCCTCGAGCAGCCCGTCTTCGACCAGCTCCGGGAGCTGATCGAAGAGGCCCGCGCGCTGAGCGAGTGGGACCCGGAGACCGGCCTGCAGATCAGCCGTTACCAGGCGGGGCTGTGGGCGGACTTCGAGGACCTCGCCGAGGAGACGGAGCAGGCGCAGTCGTGGCGCGAGGCCGTGAGCGGGCTGCTCGAACTCGAGGACGTGGAGGCCACGACCGCCCCGACGGGCCTGGTCGCCGAGATGCGTCCCTACCAGGCCGAGGGCTTCAACTGGCTCGCCTTTTTGTGGCGGCATCAGCTCGGCGGCGTGCTCGCCGACGACATGGGTCTCGGCAAGACCCTGCAGGCACTGGCCCTCATGACCTACGCCAAGGAGGGCGGGGGGCTGGACGCCCCGTTCCTCGTCGTCGCACCCACCTCCGTGGTGCCGAACTGGTCCAACGAGGCCCACCGCTTCGCGCCGGGGCTCAGGGTCGTCGCGATCAACGACACCCAGGGGGCCTCCGGGGTCCCGATCCGCGAGCAGGTCGGCGACGCCGACATCGTCATCACCTCGTACACGCTGTTCCGGCTCGACTTCCCCGCCTACCAGGACCTCCCCTGGTCGGGGCTCGTGCTCGACGAGGCGCAGTTCGTGAAGAACCGCGCGTCCAAGGTGCACCAGGCGGCCAAGGACTTCGACGCGCCCTTCAAGCTGGCGATCACCGGAACACCCATGGAGAACAACCTCATGGAGCTGTGGTCGCTGTTCAACATCGTCGCGCCGGGTCTCTTCCCCTCGGCCCGGAAGTTCACGGAGGACTACCGGACGCCGATCGAGAAGATCGGTGACAACCGGCCGCTGGTCCGGCTGCGCAAGCGTATCCGTCCGCTGATGATGAGGCGCACCAAGGAGGCGGTCGCCTCCGATCTGCCTCCGAAGCAGGAGCAGGTCCTCGAGGTGGAGCTCCATCCCGAGCACCGGCACATCTACGAGACGTACCTGCAGCGGGAACGGCAGAAGCTCCTCGGCCTGATCGAGGACATGAACCGGAACCGCATGATCGTCTTCCGTTCCCTGACTCTGCTGCGCATGCTGAGCCTCGACGCCTCCCTCGTCGATCCGGAACACGAGGGCGTGCCGTCCGCGAAGCTCGAGGTGCTGTTCGAGAACCTCGACGGCATCCTCGCCGAAGGACACCGTGCGCTGGTCTTCAGCCAGTTCACGTCGTACCTGCGCAAGGCGGCCGAACAGCTCGACGCCCGCGGCATCGAGTACGCCTACCTCGACGGATCGACGCGCAGCCGTGGCGAGGTCATCGATTCCTTCAAGGACGGCAAGGCCCCGGTCTTCCTCATCAGCCTCAAGGCCGGCGGCTTCGGCCTGAACCTGACCGAGGCGGACTACTGCTTCCTGCTGGACCCCTGGTGGAACCCCGCATCCGAGGCACAGGCCGTGGACCGCACGCACCGGATCGGGCAGACGAAGAACGTCATGGTCTACCGCATGGTGTCCAAGGGGACCATCGAGGAGAAGGTGATGAAGCTCAAGGAGCAGAAGGCCAAGCTCTTCACCTCGGTCATGGACGACGACGCCATCTTCAGTTCCGCGCTCACGGCCGAGGACATCCGGGGACTGCTCGAGGCGTAG
- a CDS encoding cation transporter: protein MFEAASIIYAAAGLAVLAAALLPRLLMRAPVSMPMVFLAAGIVVFSFAKDLPDPDPVAYSDVTIHLSEVCVIVSLMGAGLALDRKLGWRRWSTTWRLLGIAMPLCILVLTLLGLWVLGLGLASALLVAAALAPTDPVLASEVQVGEPSESEEDLEAEDEVRFGLTSEAGLNDGLAFPFVYLAILMSTVGLSPAAWGVEWILLDVLWRMIVGCAFGFGMGKLLGRIFFRTPIKSVRLANYSEGFVALAATFLTYGLTEAIEGYGFIAVFVCAVTIRAGEQTHGYHGVLHSYIEQLERLLTVVVLVLLGGAVARGLFEGLRPLEVVVAAAFVLLVRPVTAWFSLARGKTGPWERRTLAFFGVRGIGSIYYLSYALSKGEFAADESTLWRVGGLVIVISIVIHGITAAPAINALDRARQRKAREQGDEAQAPNTPV, encoded by the coding sequence GTGTTCGAAGCAGCAAGCATCATCTATGCGGCGGCGGGTCTCGCCGTCCTCGCAGCAGCGCTCCTGCCACGGCTGCTCATGCGGGCTCCGGTCTCCATGCCGATGGTGTTCCTCGCCGCGGGGATCGTGGTGTTCAGCTTCGCGAAGGACCTTCCCGATCCCGATCCGGTGGCCTACAGCGATGTGACGATCCACCTGAGTGAGGTCTGCGTCATCGTCTCGCTGATGGGGGCCGGGCTGGCGCTCGACCGCAAGCTCGGCTGGCGCCGCTGGTCCACCACCTGGCGCCTCCTCGGCATCGCGATGCCCCTGTGCATCCTCGTCCTGACGCTGCTGGGACTGTGGGTCCTCGGGCTCGGACTCGCGTCGGCCCTGCTGGTCGCGGCGGCGCTCGCCCCGACCGACCCGGTCCTCGCGTCCGAGGTCCAGGTGGGGGAGCCCTCGGAGTCGGAGGAGGACCTGGAGGCCGAGGACGAGGTGCGGTTCGGCCTGACCTCCGAAGCCGGTCTCAACGACGGTCTCGCCTTCCCGTTCGTGTACCTCGCCATCCTGATGAGCACGGTGGGCCTGTCGCCCGCGGCATGGGGTGTGGAGTGGATCCTGCTCGATGTGCTCTGGCGGATGATCGTCGGCTGTGCGTTCGGCTTCGGGATGGGCAAGCTGCTCGGCCGGATCTTCTTCCGCACGCCGATCAAGAGCGTCCGCCTCGCCAACTACTCCGAGGGGTTCGTCGCCCTCGCGGCGACGTTCCTGACGTACGGGCTCACCGAGGCGATCGAGGGCTACGGTTTCATCGCGGTCTTCGTGTGCGCCGTGACCATCCGTGCCGGGGAACAGACCCACGGCTACCACGGCGTGCTGCACAGCTACATCGAGCAGCTCGAACGGCTCCTCACCGTCGTCGTGCTCGTCCTGCTCGGCGGGGCCGTGGCGCGGGGCCTGTTCGAGGGCCTGCGGCCGCTGGAGGTGGTGGTCGCCGCCGCCTTCGTCCTGCTGGTGCGGCCCGTCACGGCCTGGTTCAGCCTGGCGCGGGGCAAGACCGGCCCGTGGGAGCGCCGCACGCTCGCCTTCTTCGGAGTGCGCGGCATCGGGTCCATCTACTACCTGAGCTACGCCCTCTCGAAGGGCGAGTTCGCCGCCGACGAGAGCACACTGTGGCGCGTCGGGGGACTCGTGATCGTCATCTCCATCGTCATCCACGGCATCACCGCCGCGCCCGCCATCAACGCGCTCGACCGCGCGCGGCAGCGCAAGGCTCGTGAGCAGGGCGACGAGGCGCAGGCACCCAATACCCCGGTCTAG
- a CDS encoding benzoate transporter: MHTSPAVRPSLHEPVLAGVVTALVGFTSSFAVVLAGLRATGASPEEAASGLLALTAVVGVGIVLLALRFRLPVTLSWSTPGAALLAGASIPAGGWPAAVGAFLVTGLLFALTGAVPWLGRLVARIPQHLAQAMLAGVLLPLCLAPFQSLGTIPLLVLPVIAVWLAASAVVPKWAVPLALVAALAVIGLQLARHGTVIDPSALVPTPVFTVPVLDPAAVVGIALPLYVVTMASQNLPGAAVLASFGYRAPWRPALAVTGVGTALVAPFGGHAVNLAALSAALSAGEGAGEDRDRRWIAALTAGLAYLVLAAASGALVVVVGAAPAGLVEAVAGLALISTMATAVTAAFSDATGRMSGAVTFLLAASGLSVLGIGGAFWALVGGLVVRATLERTIRRRPGGRH; encoded by the coding sequence GTGCACACCAGCCCGGCCGTCCGGCCCAGCCTGCACGAACCCGTCCTCGCGGGCGTCGTCACGGCCCTCGTCGGTTTCACGTCCTCCTTCGCCGTCGTACTCGCGGGACTGCGCGCCACGGGCGCCTCGCCGGAGGAGGCGGCATCGGGCCTGCTCGCGCTGACCGCCGTCGTCGGCGTCGGGATCGTCCTCCTGGCGCTGCGCTTCAGGCTCCCCGTCACGCTCTCGTGGTCCACCCCGGGGGCCGCACTACTGGCCGGGGCGAGCATCCCGGCGGGAGGCTGGCCGGCGGCCGTGGGGGCGTTCCTGGTCACGGGTCTCCTGTTCGCGCTGACCGGCGCGGTGCCCTGGCTCGGGCGGCTCGTCGCACGCATCCCCCAGCATCTGGCGCAGGCCATGCTCGCGGGGGTGCTGCTGCCCCTCTGCCTGGCGCCGTTCCAGTCCCTGGGTACCATCCCGCTGCTGGTGCTGCCCGTGATCGCCGTATGGCTGGCCGCCTCCGCCGTCGTCCCGAAGTGGGCCGTACCGCTCGCCCTCGTCGCGGCCCTGGCTGTCATCGGCCTCCAGCTCGCCCGCCACGGGACCGTCATCGACCCGTCCGCCCTGGTGCCGACGCCGGTGTTCACCGTGCCCGTCCTCGACCCGGCCGCCGTCGTGGGGATAGCCCTGCCCCTCTACGTGGTGACGATGGCGTCGCAGAACCTCCCCGGCGCGGCCGTCCTGGCATCCTTCGGCTATCGGGCGCCCTGGCGTCCCGCCCTCGCGGTGACAGGGGTCGGTACCGCCCTCGTCGCCCCGTTCGGCGGGCACGCCGTCAACCTCGCGGCCCTGTCCGCCGCGCTGTCCGCGGGTGAAGGGGCGGGCGAGGACCGCGACCGTCGCTGGATCGCCGCCCTCACGGCGGGACTCGCCTACCTGGTGCTCGCCGCGGCCTCGGGCGCGCTCGTCGTCGTCGTCGGTGCCGCACCGGCCGGACTCGTGGAGGCGGTCGCCGGCCTCGCGCTCATCAGCACCATGGCGACGGCGGTCACCGCGGCATTCAGCGACGCTACCGGCCGCATGAGCGGCGCCGTGACGTTCCTCCTGGCGGCGTCGGGCCTGTCCGTCCTGGGCATCGGCGGCGCGTTCTGGGCCCTCGTGGGCGGGCTCGTGGTGCGCGCGACCCTGGAACGGACGATCCGTAGGAGGCCGGGCGGACGCCACTAG
- the ydcN gene encoding DNA-binding protein, translating into MPEDKPAPDMSPRAAVARRITELRRARGFTLSGLASRAGIGKGTLSELEAGTRNPTLETLYALAGPLGVPLTGLVGDGTGHSVSDGVVDARLLTVWTHDDGGTTEVFWLTIAARGTRVSPPHHHGTVEHLRVVRGTARVGASGAEALVRAGETFSWPADTEHTYAASDGRVQGVLTIETLPRGF; encoded by the coding sequence ATGCCCGAGGACAAGCCCGCCCCCGACATGTCGCCGCGAGCCGCCGTCGCCCGACGCATCACGGAACTGCGACGCGCGCGGGGATTCACGCTGAGCGGCCTCGCGTCCCGCGCGGGCATCGGGAAGGGGACGCTGTCCGAACTCGAGGCCGGCACCCGCAACCCGACGCTCGAGACGCTCTACGCGCTCGCCGGACCGCTCGGGGTGCCGCTCACGGGACTCGTGGGCGACGGAACCGGGCACAGCGTCTCGGACGGGGTCGTCGACGCCCGCCTGCTGACGGTATGGACGCACGACGACGGCGGCACCACCGAGGTCTTCTGGCTCACCATCGCCGCGCGGGGGACGCGGGTCTCGCCGCCGCATCACCACGGCACCGTGGAGCATCTCCGGGTGGTGCGGGGGACGGCCCGTGTGGGAGCCTCCGGTGCCGAGGCGCTCGTCCGGGCAGGGGAGACCTTCTCGTGGCCCGCCGACACCGAGCACACCTATGCGGCGAGCGACGGCAGGGTGCAGGGCGTCCTCACCATCGAGACGCTGCCGCGCGGATTCTGA
- a CDS encoding putative luciferase-like protein, translating to MSVPLSILDLAQVAEGSTPAETFASSVSLAQHAESWGYRRIWYAEHHNMGSIASSATSVLIAHVAAHTSTIRLGAGGVMLPNHSPLTIAEQFGTLESLHPGRIDLGLGRAPGSDQVTARALRRDPQSADSFPQDVLELQGYLTGETRVPGVQATPGKGTDVPLYILGSSLFGARLAAALGLPFAFASHFAPQALLDAASIYRREFTPSAQADKPHFIAGVNVIAADTANDAHSEFHEAMLRRVTLLLGRGQTFTREESEAILASPGGQQMADMARYSAVGTPDVVRDYLERFADRIGADELIVATQAGTTEAWLRSFELLAGAMLPVAA from the coding sequence ATGTCTGTCCCCCTGTCCATCCTGGATCTGGCGCAGGTCGCCGAGGGTTCGACGCCCGCCGAGACGTTCGCCTCCAGCGTGTCGCTCGCGCAGCACGCGGAGTCGTGGGGCTATCGCCGTATCTGGTACGCCGAGCACCACAACATGGGCAGCATCGCGTCGTCGGCCACGAGCGTGCTGATCGCGCACGTCGCCGCCCACACGTCGACCATCCGCCTCGGTGCCGGCGGTGTCATGCTGCCCAACCACTCGCCGCTGACGATCGCGGAGCAGTTCGGCACCCTCGAGAGCCTGCATCCGGGGCGGATCGACCTCGGCCTCGGCCGGGCGCCCGGCAGCGACCAGGTCACCGCGCGTGCACTGCGTCGAGACCCGCAGTCGGCCGACAGCTTCCCGCAGGACGTCCTCGAGCTGCAGGGGTACCTGACCGGTGAGACGCGGGTCCCGGGGGTGCAGGCCACGCCCGGGAAGGGCACCGACGTCCCGCTGTACATCCTCGGCTCCTCCCTCTTCGGCGCCCGGCTCGCAGCCGCCCTCGGCCTGCCCTTCGCCTTCGCCTCCCACTTCGCGCCGCAGGCCCTGCTGGATGCCGCCTCCATCTACCGCCGGGAGTTCACCCCGTCGGCGCAGGCGGACAAGCCGCACTTCATCGCCGGCGTCAACGTCATCGCGGCGGACACCGCCAACGACGCCCATTCCGAGTTCCACGAGGCGATGTTGCGTCGCGTGACACTCCTCCTCGGGCGTGGGCAGACCTTCACCCGCGAGGAGTCCGAGGCCATCCTCGCGTCGCCGGGGGGTCAGCAGATGGCCGACATGGCGCGCTACAGCGCCGTGGGGACCCCCGACGTCGTCCGGGACTACCTGGAGCGCTTCGCCGACCGGATCGGCGCCGACGAACTCATCGTCGCGACCCAGGCCGGCACCACCGAGGCCTGGCTGCGCTCCTTCGAATTGCTCGCCGGAGCCATGCTGCCCGTGGCCGCCTGA